A region from the Melioribacter roseus P3M-2 genome encodes:
- a CDS encoding glycosyltransferase family 9 protein codes for MKKKNKRILIVRPDRIGDVVLSTPLPREIKKKFPDGYVAVMVREYAKDVYLNNPFIDEIIIYDANNPFLKTVKTIRKYGFTHALMLLPDERINYLLFFAGIPCRVGVGHKLYQFLAFARYVDRNKYNPLRHEADYSLDLARKIGVDSSDYTPEIYLSEEEKKISEIRRKELLNRKKFLIGINSTSGGSAPNWNAERYRKLIELLLSDDNIRVAVTDLEPPESLSGIDSVVYPNVNSTLRNSIINFSALDLLVSASTGPMHICAALKVKTVSLFCPMTACSPKLWGPLGNYNKIILPEENYCKYKCPGDPKKCEYLDSELVTPERVFEEISGMLNKE; via the coding sequence ATGAAAAAGAAAAATAAAAGGATTCTTATAGTTCGTCCCGACAGGATCGGAGATGTTGTATTATCCACTCCGCTGCCTCGTGAAATTAAAAAAAAGTTTCCCGACGGTTATGTCGCAGTAATGGTGCGGGAATATGCAAAAGACGTTTATTTGAACAACCCCTTCATTGATGAAATAATAATTTACGATGCAAATAATCCTTTCTTAAAAACAGTTAAAACAATTCGTAAATACGGCTTTACGCATGCTTTAATGCTTTTGCCGGACGAAAGAATCAATTATTTGTTGTTCTTTGCGGGTATTCCGTGCAGAGTTGGAGTGGGCCATAAATTATATCAGTTCCTCGCATTCGCGCGATATGTCGACAGGAATAAGTATAATCCTCTAAGGCACGAAGCCGATTATTCTCTCGATTTAGCGCGTAAAATAGGCGTCGACAGTAGCGATTACACTCCAGAGATTTATTTAAGCGAAGAAGAAAAAAAAATATCAGAAATACGTCGTAAAGAATTATTGAATCGAAAAAAATTTTTGATCGGAATCAATTCGACAAGCGGAGGATCAGCGCCAAATTGGAATGCCGAGCGCTACCGTAAATTAATTGAATTGTTGCTGAGCGATGATAATATAAGAGTAGCTGTTACCGATTTGGAACCGCCTGAATCGTTGAGCGGAATTGATAGTGTGGTTTATCCGAATGTAAACAGCACGCTGCGCAATTCTATAATCAATTTTAGCGCGCTCGATCTGCTTGTTTCGGCGAGCACTGGTCCGATGCACATATGCGCCGCATTAAAAGTAAAAACAGTATCCCTCTTTTGTCCGATGACCGCTTGTTCTCCTAAACTGTGGGGACCCCTGGGAAATTATAACAAAATAATTTTGCCGGAGGAAAATTACTGCAAATATAAATGTCCGGGCGACCCGAAAAAATGCGAATATTTAGATTCGGAATTGGTAACGCCCGAACGGGTTTTCGAGGAAATATCAGGAATGCTTAATAAAGAATAA
- a CDS encoding TonB-dependent receptor, protein MTLDVPIKRIFISLVLLMLTISLPLNAQGKGSLRGTVYDKETNETLPGANVLVKGTTLGAACNLDGEYVIRNIPAGRHTIIVSYIGYEPDSAVVDIPVGKTLAQDFYLEITAIEGQDIIITAQAQGQLEAINQQLTSDKIANIVSESRIQELPDFNAAAALSRLPGISTQKSSGEDSKVVIRGLSPKYNSIEVEGVKLSATGSSSIGITSDPYVATGGLNNDRSVDLTMISPYMIRMIAVYKSLTPDMNANSIGGTVNMELREAPSGLHWNLLYQQGYTAKSKTFGNFRAVASASNRFFNDKLGVYALVNAESYDRNADNMDAGYALAAEEVQIDPTTGYRPVKVTSVTFNRHIETRKRFGANLIMDYNLPSGSIKFVNMFARLNSDYTDNRQTINYDNGRMEWQLRLGDNTVDQRMHSIKLDYDLGFMTADLSANYTSANNVLDRAPVINFNQTDALQSGVKRDNVKPEDLTYLLTKFRGSDEVILRSANLFSNNYLEEKFSYKADFEIPFGIGNTLSGFFKFGGQIYNQYNRTDQEAPYLGFNGNANSTDNDIQSNLMRTIKEQFGISTNDRGELVGTSFINNDNELYDPFLDNKYGSVYYVANPSVLTQILDYIIGNPQFDASNKQYSTGAQGGWYDGPFQQLTNDYRYNEDYYASYGMFKVNFWKFMVIAGARYEKVKTEYFAYNARDMRNAQAQIMYDTTDHKSNEFVLPMGQVKFSPTKWLDIRYAYTQTLSRPDYHLISPKFTITQNNAIYTGNPELKPAQAFNHDLSFTFHANEIGLLSIGAFYKTIENFVYNASYQLDAAEGAGIDSLPRYQIVRDGALVVTPVVNPTTGKSNAMVYRPLNNPYDATVKGLEFDFQHNFWYLPSPFNNMVLGINYARIASETRYPFYDVKVKVEGRQRIPVLVDSSAAGRLLDQPNHVLNAYLGYDYKDFSIRLSFVYQDQIATGNGGRYPENDSYSDDYFRVDLSARQKLPFLNSELFLDFSNLNNANTQSLHKSTGGFRNIQNYGLTANLGIRLRY, encoded by the coding sequence ATGACCCTCGATGTACCAATAAAAAGAATTTTTATATCTCTGGTTTTATTGATGCTTACAATTAGTCTTCCTCTCAATGCCCAGGGAAAAGGTAGTTTGAGAGGCACGGTTTACGACAAAGAAACAAATGAAACTCTACCGGGCGCCAATGTACTCGTTAAAGGAACTACTTTAGGCGCGGCTTGTAATCTCGACGGCGAATATGTCATCCGTAATATTCCCGCCGGGCGTCATACTATTATAGTTTCTTATATCGGATACGAACCTGACAGCGCCGTTGTGGACATCCCTGTAGGCAAAACGCTTGCTCAGGATTTTTATCTTGAAATAACTGCCATCGAAGGGCAGGATATAATTATTACCGCTCAAGCTCAAGGACAGCTCGAAGCTATTAACCAACAGTTGACATCCGATAAGATTGCAAATATAGTATCGGAATCGAGAATCCAGGAATTGCCCGACTTTAACGCCGCTGCGGCATTGAGCCGTCTGCCGGGTATTTCGACTCAAAAAAGTTCTGGCGAGGACAGCAAGGTTGTAATTCGCGGTCTTTCGCCTAAATACAATTCAATTGAAGTCGAAGGCGTTAAGTTATCCGCAACTGGAAGTTCGTCGATCGGTATAACTTCCGATCCCTATGTGGCAACCGGAGGTTTGAATAACGATCGCAGCGTCGACTTGACAATGATTTCTCCTTATATGATCAGAATGATTGCCGTTTATAAATCTTTAACGCCCGATATGAACGCAAATTCAATTGGCGGCACTGTCAATATGGAATTAAGAGAAGCTCCGTCGGGTTTGCACTGGAATTTACTCTATCAACAAGGCTATACTGCCAAAAGCAAAACATTCGGAAATTTCAGAGCCGTTGCTTCTGCAAGCAACCGTTTCTTCAACGATAAACTCGGCGTTTATGCTTTGGTAAATGCCGAATCTTATGATAGAAATGCAGATAATATGGACGCGGGATATGCTCTGGCTGCGGAAGAAGTGCAGATTGACCCAACTACCGGATATCGTCCCGTAAAAGTTACTTCTGTAACATTCAATCGTCACATCGAAACAAGAAAACGTTTCGGCGCCAACTTAATTATGGATTATAATCTTCCGAGCGGTTCGATAAAATTTGTAAATATGTTTGCAAGATTGAATTCCGATTATACCGATAACAGACAGACAATCAATTACGACAACGGTAGAATGGAATGGCAATTGAGATTGGGCGACAATACGGTCGATCAGCGTATGCATTCTATTAAGCTCGATTACGATTTAGGATTTATGACGGCGGATTTATCGGCGAACTACACTTCGGCAAACAATGTGCTGGATAGAGCTCCCGTTATTAATTTCAATCAAACGGACGCTCTCCAGAGCGGCGTTAAAAGAGATAACGTTAAACCGGAAGACCTCACATACTTGCTTACAAAATTCAGAGGTTCCGACGAAGTTATTCTGAGAAGCGCTAATCTATTCAGTAACAATTACCTCGAAGAAAAATTCTCGTATAAAGCAGATTTTGAAATCCCCTTCGGCATCGGAAATACTTTGAGCGGATTTTTCAAGTTCGGCGGACAAATTTATAATCAGTATAACAGAACAGATCAGGAAGCGCCTTATCTCGGATTTAACGGCAATGCAAATTCGACCGATAACGATATACAATCCAATTTAATGAGAACTATCAAAGAACAGTTCGGAATTTCAACCAACGACAGAGGCGAGCTGGTCGGTACGTCTTTTATTAACAACGACAATGAACTCTACGATCCTTTTCTGGATAATAAATACGGATCGGTCTATTACGTGGCCAATCCGAGCGTGTTAACCCAAATTCTTGATTACATTATCGGCAATCCTCAGTTCGACGCTTCCAATAAGCAATATAGCACAGGCGCGCAGGGCGGCTGGTACGACGGTCCTTTCCAGCAGTTGACTAACGACTACAGATACAATGAAGATTATTACGCTTCCTACGGTATGTTCAAAGTTAACTTCTGGAAGTTTATGGTTATTGCCGGAGCTCGTTACGAAAAAGTGAAAACCGAATACTTCGCCTATAATGCCAGAGACATGCGCAATGCTCAGGCTCAGATAATGTATGATACGACAGACCATAAATCGAATGAATTCGTACTCCCGATGGGACAGGTCAAATTTTCGCCTACAAAATGGCTCGACATTCGTTATGCTTATACTCAAACTTTATCCAGACCGGATTATCATTTGATAAGTCCCAAATTTACAATTACTCAGAATAATGCCATTTATACAGGCAATCCGGAACTTAAACCTGCTCAAGCGTTTAATCACGACCTCAGTTTTACGTTCCACGCAAATGAAATCGGTTTGCTTTCGATCGGAGCATTCTATAAAACAATCGAAAACTTCGTTTACAATGCAAGTTACCAGCTAGACGCAGCCGAAGGCGCCGGCATCGACTCATTGCCGCGTTATCAAATAGTACGGGACGGCGCTCTCGTAGTTACACCCGTTGTTAATCCTACAACTGGAAAGTCGAACGCTATGGTTTACAGACCGCTGAACAATCCTTACGATGCAACCGTAAAAGGTCTTGAATTCGACTTTCAACACAATTTCTGGTATTTACCGTCGCCGTTTAATAACATGGTTCTGGGAATTAACTATGCGCGTATTGCTTCGGAAACCAGATATCCATTCTACGATGTGAAAGTTAAAGTGGAAGGCAGACAAAGAATTCCGGTACTCGTCGACAGCTCTGCCGCCGGACGATTATTGGATCAACCAAATCATGTACTGAATGCTTATTTGGGTTATGATTACAAAGATTTTTCAATCAGACTCTCGTTTGTTTATCAAGACCAGATTGCAACGGGAAACGGAGGCAGATATCCCGAAAACGATTCTTACTCGGACGATTATTTCAGAGTCGATTTATCGGCAAGACAGAAATTACCTTTCCTGAATTCGGAATTGTTCCTCGATTTCAGCAATCTGAACAATGCAAATACGCAGTCTTTGCATAAATCGACCGGAGGTTTCAGAAATATCCAGAATTACGGCTTGACTGCTAATCTCGGAATCAGATTAAGATATTAA
- a CDS encoding glycoside hydrolase family 3 N-terminal domain-containing protein, whose product MEKSVRNAKPESEVLYDYKNPDLSPDERAEDLLKRMTLEEKVAQMLCIWEDKKTIFFDDEGNFSIDKVREHLKNGIGQIARLSDTNGGLDPYQMVEFANKLQKFFVEETRLGIPVIFHEECLHGLAAKDATSYPVPIGLAATFNPELIEKIFSAIAEDARSRGAHQALTPVVDVVRDPRWGRVEETFGEDTYLVSQMGIASVKGLQGDGSLNNNNKVIATLKHFAAHGQPESGTNCAPANFSERFLRDTFLMPFKEAIDKAGVISVMASYNEIDGIPSHANKWLLRKVLRDEWNFKGFVVSDYYAITELFHKEETVSHGVAANKVEAAKLALEAGVNIEFPNPDCYPNLTEMVKGGLADESDIDALVLPMLKYKFELGLFDNPYVEAEPGQFENKLEQDRELALQAARETITLLKNEGNLLPLKDFKKIAVIGPNADRTLLGGYHGTPKYYTSVYQGIKDKVGKNGEVFYSEGCKITVGGSWNDDEVILPDPAEDEKLINEAVAVAQKSDVAVLVLGGNEQTSREAWNKKHLGDRPSLELVGRQNKLVEEILKTGKPVVVLLFNGRPNSIGFIKDNVPAILECWYLGQETGRAVADVLFGDYNPSGKLPVSIPRSAGHIPAHYSHKPSARRGYLFDDVSPLFAFGYGLSYTKFSFDNLRLSKDTISADEKVSVSIEVKNEGAIAGEEVVQLYIRDKVSSVTRPVKELKGFRKITLAPGQTSTVVFELLPEHLAFTNVDMKFTVEPGEFEIMVGNSSRDEDLIKTILTVK is encoded by the coding sequence ATGGAAAAATCAGTTCGCAACGCTAAACCGGAATCGGAAGTTTTATACGACTACAAAAACCCGGATTTATCCCCCGATGAAAGAGCCGAAGATTTATTAAAGAGAATGACTCTCGAAGAAAAAGTAGCGCAGATGTTGTGCATTTGGGAAGATAAAAAGACAATCTTTTTCGACGACGAGGGAAACTTCAGCATAGATAAAGTAAGAGAGCATCTTAAAAACGGAATCGGTCAGATTGCTCGTCTCAGCGATACTAACGGCGGTTTGGATCCGTATCAGATGGTTGAATTTGCGAATAAACTGCAGAAGTTTTTTGTGGAAGAAACCCGCCTTGGCATCCCTGTGATTTTTCACGAAGAATGTTTGCACGGTCTGGCGGCAAAAGACGCTACAAGCTATCCTGTTCCGATTGGTTTGGCTGCAACTTTTAATCCCGAATTAATTGAAAAAATATTTTCTGCAATTGCCGAAGACGCGCGTTCAAGAGGCGCTCATCAGGCTCTGACTCCCGTCGTCGATGTTGTAAGAGATCCGCGCTGGGGTAGAGTCGAAGAAACTTTCGGGGAAGACACCTATCTGGTTTCTCAAATGGGAATTGCCTCGGTTAAAGGTTTACAGGGCGACGGTTCGCTAAATAACAATAATAAAGTCATAGCCACACTAAAACATTTTGCCGCACACGGTCAACCTGAATCCGGCACTAACTGCGCTCCGGCAAATTTTTCCGAACGTTTTCTCAGAGATACTTTCCTGATGCCTTTCAAAGAAGCAATCGATAAAGCCGGCGTAATCAGCGTTATGGCTTCCTATAATGAAATAGACGGCATTCCTTCGCATGCTAATAAATGGTTGTTAAGAAAAGTTTTACGCGATGAATGGAATTTCAAAGGATTTGTAGTTTCGGATTATTACGCCATTACTGAACTGTTTCACAAAGAAGAAACGGTTAGCCACGGCGTTGCCGCAAACAAAGTTGAAGCTGCAAAATTAGCACTTGAAGCCGGCGTAAATATCGAATTTCCCAATCCCGATTGCTATCCCAATTTAACGGAAATGGTTAAAGGCGGTTTGGCGGACGAATCGGACATCGACGCTCTCGTCCTGCCGATGCTCAAATATAAATTCGAGCTCGGTCTGTTTGATAATCCCTACGTCGAAGCTGAGCCGGGTCAATTTGAAAACAAACTTGAACAGGACAGAGAATTAGCGCTTCAGGCGGCAAGAGAAACTATTACTCTTCTGAAAAACGAGGGTAATCTTCTGCCGTTAAAAGATTTCAAAAAAATAGCCGTAATTGGTCCAAATGCCGACAGAACGCTGCTGGGGGGATACCATGGAACGCCGAAATATTATACTTCGGTTTATCAGGGTATCAAGGATAAAGTCGGCAAAAACGGCGAGGTGTTTTACAGCGAAGGTTGCAAAATTACGGTCGGAGGTTCCTGGAACGATGATGAAGTAATATTGCCTGATCCTGCCGAAGACGAGAAATTAATTAACGAGGCGGTTGCCGTCGCTCAAAAATCCGATGTCGCCGTGCTGGTTCTGGGGGGAAACGAACAGACATCACGCGAGGCATGGAATAAAAAGCACCTTGGCGACCGCCCGTCTCTTGAATTGGTCGGAAGGCAAAATAAACTGGTAGAAGAAATTTTGAAAACGGGCAAACCGGTGGTCGTTCTCCTCTTTAACGGCAGACCGAATTCGATTGGGTTTATTAAAGATAATGTCCCCGCTATTTTGGAATGCTGGTATCTCGGACAGGAAACTGGAAGGGCGGTGGCAGACGTATTGTTTGGCGATTATAATCCCAGCGGAAAATTGCCTGTTTCAATTCCGAGGTCTGCAGGGCACATCCCCGCTCATTACAGTCACAAACCATCTGCCCGAAGAGGTTATCTCTTTGACGACGTTTCTCCGTTGTTTGCATTCGGTTACGGTTTGAGTTATACGAAATTTAGCTTTGATAATTTGCGGTTGAGCAAAGATACAATATCGGCGGACGAAAAGGTGAGTGTGTCGATTGAAGTTAAGAATGAAGGCGCGATTGCCGGAGAGGAAGTCGTCCAACTTTATATCCGAGATAAAGTAAGTTCGGTTACCAGGCCCGTTAAAGAATTAAAAGGATTTCGGAAGATCACTCTGGCCCCCGGTCAAACCAGTACGGTTGTGTTTGAGCTTTTACCCGAACATCTCGCATTCACAAATGTCGATATGAAGTTTACGGTCGAGCCGGGAGAATTCGAAATAATGGTTGGTAATTCTTCGCGCGACGAGGATTTAATAAAAACAATTTTAACGGTCAAATGA
- a CDS encoding GNAT family N-acetyltransferase, with protein sequence MEIIRYTEEWKEEWDKFVLESNNGTMFHMQKFLDYHEPGKFKFDHLIFLDKGNIIALLPGSIIDGMFESPIGASYGSIVTKDITFSKAMEIVEALIDYGKKNGIKEFMLTAAPMIYEEYPNQSLDYAMLWQGFSYKLHYISSAIKLDPQRDIIERFSPTIRRNVRKTFRDFKLRVEANDNYEEFYPILLENKARHGVKPTHSLRDLRRLKELLPDYLKLFMVYDGENPIGGSLMFYPNKNVALCFYNMLKYEFAHLKPIQRVMYEVVKDATERGYKYVDIGVSQDTKADNPMTPSMSLIEFKEKFDAKAIMRNTLYIKL encoded by the coding sequence ATGGAAATTATCCGATATACGGAAGAATGGAAAGAAGAATGGGACAAATTCGTACTGGAGTCAAATAACGGTACAATGTTCCACATGCAAAAATTTCTCGACTATCACGAACCGGGAAAATTCAAATTCGACCATCTGATTTTTCTCGACAAGGGGAATATTATCGCTCTTCTTCCAGGTTCTATTATCGACGGTATGTTCGAATCGCCCATCGGCGCAAGTTACGGTTCGATTGTTACCAAAGATATTACGTTTTCAAAAGCTATGGAGATAGTCGAAGCTTTGATTGACTACGGAAAAAAGAACGGCATTAAAGAGTTTATGTTGACCGCAGCTCCAATGATATACGAAGAATATCCGAATCAAAGTCTCGACTATGCTATGTTGTGGCAGGGCTTTTCGTACAAGCTTCATTACATTTCGAGCGCAATCAAACTCGATCCTCAACGGGATATAATCGAAAGATTTTCGCCTACGATTCGAAGGAACGTCCGAAAAACATTCCGGGATTTCAAACTGCGAGTGGAAGCAAACGACAATTACGAGGAATTTTATCCGATTCTATTGGAAAATAAAGCCAGGCACGGAGTTAAGCCGACGCATTCGCTTAGAGATTTGCGCCGCCTAAAAGAATTATTGCCCGACTATTTGAAATTGTTTATGGTTTACGACGGCGAGAATCCAATCGGCGGTTCTTTGATGTTTTATCCCAATAAGAATGTGGCTCTCTGTTTTTACAATATGCTGAAATACGAATTTGCGCATTTGAAACCGATTCAAAGAGTGATGTACGAAGTGGTGAAAGACGCCACCGAAAGAGGTTATAAATATGTGGATATAGGCGTTTCGCAGGATACAAAAGCGGATAATCCGATGACCCCGAGTATGAGTTTGATCGAATTCAAAGAAAAATTCGACGCCAAAGCGATTATGAGAAATACACTCTACATCAAACTTTAG
- a CDS encoding glycosyltransferase: MKICIAFLGNYKHDSRITNLSDSLRSEGHHVEIISFDWFGIANDIIEKDAVVYKLHRGENRLLFYLDFAIKLLSRLFAVKADIYFAEDIYTLPFVYWAARIRKSKIYYNSRELYPFVGGLTNRPALQKIIRLIEKFFIKRVDLVLTTGELDSEFLHNYYGISNTIVIRNIPLYRKPERKIDIRKLYNIPKGNMIVLYQGMLLNGRGLSYFIKELADLERVTLLILGEGEKKEYFKKLAEEYSVNDKIVWGGFIEQSDLINYTSAADAGLCLIENISVSYYHALPNKLFEYIMAGLPVISSNLPQMRKIVARYNVGEIVDIEKGESVANIINSWLDDPSRLVNYRDNCLKAAEELNWQKEYERVRGRLFGDEKEK, encoded by the coding sequence ATGAAAATATGCATCGCATTTCTGGGGAATTATAAACACGATTCGAGAATAACTAACCTTTCCGATTCCCTCAGGTCAGAAGGGCATCATGTAGAGATTATTTCCTTTGACTGGTTCGGAATTGCAAATGATATAATCGAAAAAGACGCCGTCGTATATAAATTGCACAGAGGCGAAAACCGTCTGCTGTTCTATCTCGACTTTGCAATTAAATTGTTGAGCCGACTTTTTGCAGTAAAAGCGGATATCTATTTTGCCGAAGATATTTATACATTGCCTTTTGTCTATTGGGCGGCTCGGATAAGAAAATCAAAAATCTATTACAACAGCAGGGAGCTCTATCCGTTCGTAGGAGGATTGACCAATCGTCCGGCGCTGCAAAAAATTATAAGGTTAATCGAAAAATTTTTTATCAAACGAGTCGACCTTGTCTTGACCACAGGCGAACTCGATTCTGAATTCCTTCATAATTATTACGGAATTTCCAATACGATCGTAATTAGGAACATTCCTTTGTACAGAAAACCGGAAAGAAAAATTGACATCAGGAAATTGTATAACATACCGAAAGGAAACATGATTGTTTTGTATCAGGGAATGTTATTGAACGGCAGAGGATTAAGTTATTTTATTAAAGAACTGGCAGACCTGGAAAGAGTGACGTTGTTGATTTTGGGCGAAGGAGAAAAGAAAGAATATTTTAAGAAACTTGCCGAAGAATATTCCGTGAATGATAAGATCGTTTGGGGCGGTTTTATTGAACAGTCGGACTTAATTAATTATACGTCGGCCGCCGACGCGGGACTTTGTTTAATAGAAAACATTAGCGTCAGTTATTACCATGCTTTGCCCAATAAATTGTTCGAATATATAATGGCGGGGCTGCCCGTTATCTCCAGTAATCTGCCTCAGATGAGAAAGATTGTCGCTCGGTATAATGTCGGAGAAATAGTCGATATAGAAAAGGGAGAATCCGTCGCAAACATAATCAACAGTTGGTTGGACGATCCTTCGCGGCTTGTTAATTACAGGGATAATTGCCTGAAGGCTGCCGAAGAATTAAATTGGCAAAAAGAATACGAACGAGTTCGCGGAAGACTATTCGGCGATGAAAAAGAAAAATAA
- a CDS encoding MFS transporter — MENNKKYLSLKEKIGYSLGDTASNLYFQTFMLFLMYFYTDVYGLPAATVGTMFLITRIWDTVNDPVMGTIADRTNTRWGKFRPYLIWVSVPFGILGVLTFTTPDFDPTGKLIYAFITYNLLMMAYTAINVPYSALMAVITPNSMERTELSSFRFVAAFVGGLIVQASVLALVRYFGGDNEALGWQWTMGILSMLAILLFFTTFITTKERVYPPKEQKSDFKQDLKDLISNKPWILIAGATVFQLVFIVVRNSTIIYYFKYYILDQKISLFGATYELSYEVLSSSFMLSGTIVTIIGAILTKWFAQKFDKKNTYTFFLLGSAIFSAAIFFVPQDAIILLFLLNLFLSFFFGPVSVLQWALYTDTADYSEWVNKRRATGLIMAASLFSLKLGLTLGGAIVGWLLAYYGFVANQVQNAEAITGIKLLMTIYPAIAGVIGALLMVKYPLNNKMMAKIEEELQSRRANEMATN; from the coding sequence GTGGAAAACAACAAGAAATATCTGTCTTTAAAAGAGAAAATAGGGTATAGTCTGGGAGATACCGCTTCGAATCTTTATTTCCAGACTTTCATGCTCTTTTTGATGTATTTCTACACGGACGTATACGGATTGCCTGCCGCTACTGTAGGCACTATGTTTTTAATTACCCGAATCTGGGATACTGTCAACGACCCGGTAATGGGTACGATTGCCGACCGTACAAACACACGCTGGGGTAAGTTCAGACCTTATTTGATCTGGGTCTCGGTTCCGTTTGGAATCTTGGGTGTGCTTACTTTTACAACGCCGGATTTTGATCCAACCGGAAAATTGATTTACGCATTCATTACTTATAATTTGTTGATGATGGCTTATACTGCCATCAATGTTCCTTATTCCGCTCTTATGGCGGTAATTACTCCTAATTCGATGGAAAGAACGGAACTTTCGTCTTTTCGTTTTGTCGCTGCTTTTGTAGGCGGGCTGATCGTACAGGCTTCGGTTCTTGCGCTGGTAAGATATTTCGGCGGCGACAACGAAGCGTTGGGCTGGCAATGGACTATGGGCATACTTTCAATGCTCGCAATACTATTGTTCTTTACGACGTTCATTACTACGAAAGAGCGGGTTTATCCGCCTAAAGAACAAAAGAGCGATTTCAAGCAGGACTTGAAAGACCTCATTTCCAACAAACCGTGGATACTGATTGCAGGGGCTACGGTTTTTCAATTGGTTTTCATTGTCGTCAGAAATTCCACAATTATTTATTACTTCAAATATTATATCCTCGATCAGAAAATTAGTTTATTCGGCGCCACCTACGAACTTTCATATGAAGTATTATCGTCTTCATTTATGCTTTCAGGAACGATTGTAACGATAATCGGCGCCATATTGACAAAATGGTTCGCTCAAAAATTCGATAAGAAGAATACCTACACATTTTTTCTGCTGGGAAGCGCAATATTCAGCGCCGCTATCTTTTTTGTGCCTCAGGATGCAATAATCTTGTTATTCCTTCTGAACCTCTTCCTGTCATTTTTCTTCGGACCGGTATCTGTGTTACAATGGGCGTTATATACGGACACGGCAGATTATTCGGAATGGGTAAACAAAAGAAGAGCCACAGGCTTGATAATGGCGGCTTCGTTATTCTCGCTTAAACTCGGTTTGACATTAGGAGGAGCAATCGTAGGGTGGCTGCTGGCTTATTACGGTTTTGTGGCTAATCAGGTTCAAAACGCGGAAGCAATTACCGGCATTAAACTTTTGATGACGATTTACCCTGCAATCGCGGGAGTAATCGGCGCGCTTCTGATGGTGAAATATCCACTTAATAATAAAATGATGGCTAAAATAGAAGAAGAATTACAGAGCAGACGCGCAAATGAAATGGCAACTAATTGA